aaaaaaagagggagggagggtgagagagagagagagtaaggcAGGTAGGTAGGCAGGGAAGGCAAGGTGGGAAGGGAGGACGaaagaaaatgggaacaataatacaTACCTTGCAGAGAGGTTTACTACTTTTATCCATGTTTACAGTGCCAGATACTTGGGAGTCACCCTGGACTTTTCTTCACACACACCCCTGGCTTCTGTTTGTCTCCTCTTCTCTACCCTcagccactgccttctggaggcCTCGAACTTCTCCTATGACCATTCCAGAGAGGTTCCTTTTTCCCAAAGGATTCAATTCAGACTTCTGCCTGGCCTACATGGTTGTCTCAAGCCTAGTCCAGCCCCTCTTTCCAGATTCAGCTATACCTCTCTCTTCCCACTTGAACTCTCCTCATTCCTCGTGTCTGCCCTGGGAGAGACATCAGCATCTGCCTCCAGAATCTGCCCTTTGTTCTCTGCCAGGTGAACTACTTATTCTTCATGATCCAACTCACATGCCATCACCTTAGTTAGCTTTCCAGGGCTCTCTACCCTTCCAAAGTATTCATTCAATCTGTGTTTATTAAGCAACCTTTTCATGCTAGGCACTGGAACAGAACAAACAATAAGTAGACCCAGTTCTGCCTGCCTGGAACTCACTAGCAAGCaagcacttattcattcaacccTTTTTGAAGATCTGCTGAGGCAGGCACTAGGGATAATCTCTGACAGGTACTTGCCTCAAAGCTGAGCTTACAGGCTGGTGCCTCTCTACCTCCCTTTTCATCCTTCCGCCACACGTGTTCACAATgtgccataattttttttttttttggctgcgttgggtcttcgttgctgcacgtgggcttttctctggttgcggcgagcgggggctactctttgttgtggtgcgcaggcttctcattgcggtggcttttcttgttgggagcatgggctctaggcgtgtgggcttcagtaattgtggctcgcgggctcaagagcacaggctcagtagctgtggtgcacggacttagttgttctgcagcatgtgggatcttcccagaccagggctcgaacgcgtctcctgcattggcaggcagatccttaaccactgcgccaccagggaagcccaatgtgccGTAATTAATTGTGGCTTCCTTTAGCTCCTGTAGACCTGGAGTGTAATATCCCTGTCTTACTAATCTTTACATTTCCAACTTCTGGGCTGTTCTGTCATTAACTATTTTTGGACCTCCAGAGTGATCCAGACCTAATCTTTCTCCAGGTTATGGCTTTCAAAGATGATGaagaggggtggggtgaggtcaCAAAAATGTACATTGAATGAAAAAAAGACCTCACATTTGAAGCTCATTGAAGATGGGGAAATGGGGGACTTCCTTcttggtccagtgggtaagactccgtgctcccaatgcagggggcccaggttcaatccctagttggggaactagataacgcatgcatgccacagcgaagatcctgcatgctgcaactaagacccggcacagccaaaataaatattaaagaaaataataatataaatacctattcattaaaaaaaaaaagaaaatgggatggTAACCTCCTTGGGCTTGGAGGTGTGCAAGCAGGAACTCCTAGGTAGGTGGAAGTTTGGCTAGTTGGTCTCTATCCTCCCAGGTGAGGTCTGGAGTCATTCACTCTTCTTCCATTCTCCCCAGCTTTTCCTACTCCTGCCAAGAGGGAGAAACCAAGGAGCACTGGTCCTCAGGTCACCACCTCAAGTCCTGCCGAGCCGTTGTCTTCTCTGAAGATGGGCAGAGTGAGTATTAGGAAAGGCAGCCAGCAGTGTGGTGGTGGGAAGGGAGCAACGAACAGCACCATGACCTggcatttccccctccctccccacagaacTTGTTACTGTGTCCAAGGACAAAGCCATCCATTTTCTAGATGTGGAGCTGGGACGACTGCAAAGACGCATTTCCAAGGCTCACAGGTAAGGGGAAGCCAACTGTGTGTTGAGACAAAAGGGTAAGGATTGATTGGTACATCCCTACTGAGACAAAGGTGCTCGGAGAAGTTCTGTATCTGTGTCTCTAGTGCCCCCATCAACAGCCTGCTGCTGGTGGATGAGAATGTTCTGGCCACTGGGGATGACACAGGTGGCATCCGCCTCTGGGACCAGCGGAAGGAGGGCCCCTTAATGGCTATGCGGCAGCACGAGGAGTACATTGCTGACATGGCTCTGGACCCAGCCAAGAAGCTGCTGCTCACAGCCAGGTACAGCCTCAAAGctgtatcccctcccttccctgtgtTAAATGTTTCCCTTGGTGGGTACCTCCAGCCAAGCCTACTGCTTTGCTCTCTCTACAGCGGAGATGGCTGCCTTGGTGTCTTCAACATCAGACGACGCCGGTTCGAGTTGCTCTCCGAGCCTCAATCTGGAGACCTGACCTCTGTCACACTTATGAAAGTACAGCTGGGTGGGGCGGGATGGGGGTGTGCAATAGGGACTTGGTTTGATGTGGCTCCACAAACATGGTTTTCCCTGTTTCCCTGCAGTGTGGGAAAAAGGTGGCCTGTGGCTCCAGTGAAGGTACCATCTACCTCTTCAACTGGGATGGCTTTGGGGCCACAAGTGACCGCTTTGCCCTGAGAGCTGAGTCCATTGACTGCATGGTTCCAGTCACTGAGAGTCTGCTGTGTACCGGCTCCACTGATGGAGTCATCAGGTGAGAGAAGCTGGATGGCGCTCCGGTCATAGGAAGGGCAGACCTAACTGGCCCATACCGAACACTTTTCTTTCTGTCCAGGGCTGTCAACATCCTGCCAAACCGAGTGGTGGGCAGTGTGGGCCAGCATGCCGGGGAACCTGTGGAGAACCTAGCCCTCTCCCACTGCGGCCGCTTCCTGGCCAGCAGTGGCCATGACCAGCGCCTCAAGTTTTGGGACATGGCCCAGCTGCGGGCTTTGGTGGTGGATGACTACCGCCGGCGCAAGAAAAAGGGAGGGCCACTACGGGCGCTGAGCAGCAAGGCCTGGAGCACGGATGACTTCTTTGCAGgactgagggaggagggagaggacgcCACAGctcaggaggaagaggaggagagtgaGGATGACAGTGACTGAGGGAATGAGCTGAATCTCAGGATGGGTTCTCAGTGGACAAGAGTCTTGCTTTCTGGGCTGGATCCCTAGAGAGGCTGGGAATTTAAAATATCCTATTGTGCACTAGAAGATGCTCAGGATCGGCAC
This window of the Mesoplodon densirostris isolate mMesDen1 chromosome 3, mMesDen1 primary haplotype, whole genome shotgun sequence genome carries:
- the WDR55 gene encoding WD repeat-containing protein 55 is translated as MDGTCEQRPAEDGRDEEDPDSTEAPARIRDTPEDIVLEAPASGLAFHPARDLLAAGDVDGDVFVFSYSCQEGETKEHWSSGHHLKSCRAVVFSEDGQKLVTVSKDKAIHFLDVELGRLQRRISKAHSAPINSLLLVDENVLATGDDTGGIRLWDQRKEGPLMAMRQHEEYIADMALDPAKKLLLTASGDGCLGVFNIRRRRFELLSEPQSGDLTSVTLMKCGKKVACGSSEGTIYLFNWDGFGATSDRFALRAESIDCMVPVTESLLCTGSTDGVIRAVNILPNRVVGSVGQHAGEPVENLALSHCGRFLASSGHDQRLKFWDMAQLRALVVDDYRRRKKKGGPLRALSSKAWSTDDFFAGLREEGEDATAQEEEEESEDDSD